Proteins from a single region of Patulibacter sp. SYSU D01012:
- a CDS encoding isochorismatase family cysteine hydrolase has protein sequence MAPQSDDDPRMPIGRGDRTALLVIDMINSYDHPDGEPLRRSAETVVPVIADLLERARAEGVQVVHVNDNHGMWGSRRDELIAEARSGGHDELLDPILPAEDAPFVFKARHSIFYGSPLEYFLETNGIGRLIMVGQVTEQCILYSALDAYIRHFQVVVPRDAVAHIDPELAAASLRMMEANMRAEVQDAADVRLDTGGD, from the coding sequence ATGGCTCCCCAGTCCGACGACGACCCCCGGATGCCGATCGGCCGCGGCGACCGCACCGCGCTGCTCGTCATCGACATGATCAACTCGTACGACCACCCGGACGGCGAGCCGCTGCGCAGGAGCGCCGAGACCGTCGTGCCCGTGATCGCCGACCTGCTGGAGCGCGCGCGGGCCGAGGGCGTCCAGGTCGTGCACGTCAACGACAACCACGGCATGTGGGGCTCGCGCCGCGACGAGCTGATCGCCGAGGCGCGGAGCGGCGGGCACGACGAGCTCCTCGACCCGATCCTGCCCGCCGAGGACGCGCCGTTCGTCTTCAAGGCGCGCCACTCGATCTTCTACGGGTCCCCGCTCGAGTACTTCCTGGAGACGAACGGGATCGGCCGCCTGATCATGGTCGGACAGGTCACGGAGCAGTGCATCCTCTACTCCGCGCTCGACGCCTACATCCGGCACTTCCAGGTCGTCGTGCCCCGGGACGCCGTGGCCCACATCGACCCCGAGCTGGCGGCGGCGTCGCTGCGCATGATGGAGGCCAACATGCGCGCCGAGGTGCAGGACGCCGCCGACGTGCGGCTGGACACCGGCGGCGACTGA
- a CDS encoding MFS transporter, with amino-acid sequence MPPPAAPAPPADAPMDRRLVLLLAITCGTAVANIYYVQPLLDTVAAALGVGTGTAGLLVTASQVGYCAGLALLVPLGDLVERRRLIVTLLLLAALAQAVSAAAPAFAVLAAGLLLAGVCSVAAQVVVPMASAMAAPHERGRIVGTVMSGLLIGILLARTLSGLLAEVGGWRLVFAVAAGVMLVLAAVLRRRLPEAPPTAGGSYGGILRSVLELVRAEPVLRQRMWLGALSMGGFSILWTAVAFLLAGEHYGYGDGVIGLFGLAGLAGAAMAPVAGRLADAGHGRLAQTIALAALPVSWGLLALGGTSLAALLVGIVVLDFAVQGTQIVNQSTIYALRPEARSRVTTAYMVAYFLGGVAGSSAASAVYAAGGWGAACALGAGVALVGLASWLAFARRPDAAGEPAGR; translated from the coding sequence ATGCCCCCGCCCGCCGCACCAGCACCCCCGGCCGACGCCCCGATGGACCGCCGCCTGGTGCTGCTGCTGGCGATCACCTGCGGCACGGCGGTCGCAAACATCTACTACGTCCAGCCGCTGCTGGACACCGTCGCGGCGGCGCTCGGCGTCGGCACCGGCACGGCCGGCCTGCTCGTCACCGCCAGCCAGGTCGGCTACTGCGCCGGCCTGGCGCTGCTCGTCCCGCTCGGCGACCTCGTCGAGCGGCGCCGCCTGATCGTCACGCTGCTGCTGCTCGCCGCGCTCGCGCAGGCCGTCAGCGCCGCTGCTCCGGCGTTCGCCGTCCTGGCGGCGGGGCTGCTGCTGGCCGGGGTGTGCTCCGTCGCCGCCCAGGTCGTCGTGCCGATGGCCTCCGCGATGGCCGCGCCGCACGAGCGGGGGCGGATCGTCGGCACGGTGATGAGCGGCCTGCTCATCGGCATCCTGCTGGCGCGCACGCTGAGCGGCCTGCTGGCCGAGGTCGGCGGCTGGCGCCTGGTCTTCGCCGTCGCCGCCGGGGTGATGCTGGTGCTCGCGGCCGTCCTGCGCCGCCGGCTGCCCGAGGCGCCGCCGACGGCCGGCGGCTCGTACGGCGGGATCCTGCGCTCCGTCCTGGAGCTCGTGCGCGCGGAGCCGGTGCTGCGCCAGCGGATGTGGCTCGGCGCGCTGTCAATGGGCGGCTTCAGCATCCTGTGGACGGCGGTGGCGTTCCTGCTCGCCGGCGAGCACTACGGGTACGGCGACGGCGTGATCGGCCTGTTCGGCCTGGCGGGGCTGGCCGGCGCGGCGATGGCCCCGGTCGCGGGCCGCCTGGCCGACGCGGGCCACGGGCGCCTGGCGCAGACGATCGCCCTGGCCGCGCTGCCCGTCTCGTGGGGCCTGCTCGCGCTCGGCGGCACGTCGCTCGCCGCGCTGCTCGTCGGGATCGTCGTCCTGGACTTCGCCGTCCAGGGCACCCAGATCGTCAACCAGAGCACGATCTACGCGCTGCGCCCCGAGGCCCGCAGCCGCGTCACGACGGCGTACATGGTGGCCTACTTCCTGGGCGGCGTCGCGGGATCGTCCGCGGCCTCGGCGGTCTACGCGGCCGGCGGCTGGGGCGCGGCCTGCGCGCTCGGCGCCGGCGTCGCGCTCGTGGGGCTGGCCTCGTGGCTGGCGTTCGCGCGGCGGCCGGACGCCGCCGGCGAGCCGGCAGGGCGCTGA
- a CDS encoding NAD-dependent epimerase/dehydratase family protein translates to MTGALGFIGRAVTDALRARGAQVVGVDRVADPARGVVAGDTTAPAGWRRHAVGCDVLIHTAAVVSNAVDADGQWRVNVLGTRRVVEAARDAGVRRLVHLSSVRAFGDRGFPDGVTEDHPVRPDGNPYVDTKIASEQVVLQAHAAGEAEAVVVRPGDVYGPGSRPWVLLPLQAIRARQFVLPAWGRGVFSPVYVDDLVAGLVLAAAHPAAAGGVFTLAGPRGVACREYFGHLYRLLGRRGPLGVPTPVGVALAGAADAVNRARGRRSEVNAISMRYLARTGTYSIARARATLGYAPAVDLDEGMARTAAWLRAAGHLD, encoded by the coding sequence GTGACCGGCGCGCTGGGCTTCATCGGTCGCGCGGTGACCGACGCGCTGCGTGCCCGCGGCGCGCAGGTCGTGGGCGTCGACCGGGTCGCCGACCCCGCGCGCGGCGTCGTGGCGGGCGACACGACGGCCCCCGCGGGCTGGCGCCGCCACGCGGTCGGCTGCGACGTGCTGATCCACACCGCCGCGGTCGTCTCGAACGCGGTGGACGCCGACGGCCAGTGGCGCGTGAACGTCCTGGGCACCCGGCGCGTCGTCGAGGCCGCGCGCGACGCCGGCGTGCGGCGGCTGGTGCACCTCTCCTCCGTGCGGGCGTTCGGCGACCGCGGCTTCCCCGACGGCGTGACCGAGGACCACCCGGTGCGGCCGGACGGCAACCCGTACGTCGACACGAAGATCGCGAGCGAGCAGGTGGTGCTCCAGGCGCACGCGGCCGGCGAGGCCGAGGCGGTCGTGGTGCGGCCCGGCGACGTCTACGGCCCCGGGTCGCGCCCGTGGGTGCTGCTGCCGCTGCAGGCGATCCGGGCGCGGCAGTTCGTGCTGCCGGCGTGGGGGCGGGGGGTCTTCAGCCCGGTCTACGTCGACGACCTCGTCGCGGGGCTGGTGCTCGCCGCGGCGCACCCCGCGGCGGCCGGCGGCGTCTTCACCCTCGCGGGTCCGCGCGGCGTCGCCTGCCGCGAGTACTTCGGGCACCTGTACCGGCTGCTCGGCCGCCGCGGGCCGCTCGGGGTGCCGACGCCCGTCGGCGTGGCGCTGGCTGGCGCGGCCGACGCGGTCAACCGCGCGCGGGGCCGGCGGAGCGAGGTCAACGCGATCTCGATGCGCTACCTGGCCCGCACCGGCACGTACTCCATCGCCCGGGCCCGCGCGACGCTCGGGTACGCGCCGGCGGTCGACCTGGACGAAGGCATGGCCCGGACGGCGGCGTGGCTGCGCGCCGCCGGGCACCTGGACTGA